Genomic DNA from Spiroplasma alleghenense:
CAAAACCTTGGTAAATCTCAAAGGGAATATATTACTAAAAGAAACGACATTTTAAAACAACGCGTTCAATCTTGGCATATTACTGATGACGAATAAACACAATTAAAAATCCAACTTTTGAAAGTTGGATTTTCTTTATTTTTTGGCACTTCATTTAAAAGTAAAGCTTGTAATTACAAATAACGCTGTAATAATCAATATTGCACCCAAAATAGGTTGTCATGTTGATGTAAAGTTTTGCCCTCCAAATGATTCGTGATTATTAAACGATGAGTCTCATCCTGAATTGATTGATCCTTGCGTTGCATACAAGAATAACGATACTGAGTACTTGTGAGGAATGAAGTATGTAAAAATCATCATTCCCTTTGAAGTTTCGATAAGCGAAGGATCTAGCATAATTCCTGAAAAGAAAATTGATAAGAAGTAAACCATCATAACAACACCTTGCATTGCTCCCTCAGAACTAAATAAACCTCCAAATAAAGTTGCTAAACCAATAGAAGTCAGAGAAACTAACATTGTTGCCAATAATAACCAACCCCAGTTAATTTTGTTTAAAGTACTGATAAATGAAGGCATTCCTTCTGGTGATTTTATAATTAAACCAAAAATTAAAGCTACTACAAACATTACCACTAAGGCCACTAATGAAATTAGTAGATAAAAAAGTCAAAGCGCAGCTAAGAACATTCCCTTTTTAACTCCGGTTGTATCAATTCTTTTTAAAAATACTGAATTTTTTCACTCAACAATTGCTGGTGCTAGTGAAGTTAAAATTGTTAACGAAGGTAAAAGCATATATGGGTACAACGACTGTCCACCGCTTGCTTTATTACCTATAATACCAAAAAACATTATCATAAAGAATATCGGAACTATAAACATAAATAATGGTCCACGAGCATTTCTAAAAAATGATTTTGAAATTAAAACAAATAAGTTACCAAAGATATTTAGACTTCTTTTTAGACCAAATTCTGATTTTTCAAGTTTAGTTGTCATATTTTAGGCTCCCTTCAAAATGTTTATCCATAATATTTCTAATGGTTTTAAATTCCTTGATTGCTTCAGTTATTTTGCGATCGAAAGCAACTTTTCCATCTTTGATAATTACCATTCTATTACATAATAGTTCTACTTCTTCTGGACTGTGAGATACCAGGATTAAAGTTTTGTTATCTTTCTTCAGTTTATCTTTAAAAAAACTAATGATTGAAAATTGTAATTGCATGTCTAAACCAGTAGTTAGTTCATCTAAAATTACCAATTCAGGATCATTCATCATT
This window encodes:
- a CDS encoding ABC transporter permease, whose translation is MTTKLEKSEFGLKRSLNIFGNLFVLISKSFFRNARGPLFMFIVPIFFMIMFFGIIGNKASGGQSLYPYMLLPSLTILTSLAPAIVEWKNSVFLKRIDTTGVKKGMFLAALWLFYLLISLVALVVMFVVALIFGLIIKSPEGMPSFISTLNKINWGWLLLATMLVSLTSIGLATLFGGLFSSEGAMQGVVMMVYFLSIFFSGIMLDPSLIETSKGMMIFTYFIPHKYSVSLFLYATQGSINSGWDSSFNNHESFGGQNFTSTWQPILGAILIITALFVITSFTFKWSAKK